Below is a window of Flavobacterium sp. N2820 DNA.
GCCTTGTTTTCACTTATAAGTTGTTCTATTTCAGATAGAAACTCTCTGCTGATTTTAAACTCCATCGGCTGTTATTTTTTGGGTAATTTCTATAAATTGTTCCACCGTTAATTGTTCCGGACGGAGGTCAAAGATAGTGTCTTCTTTTAAATTATCAGAAAAATTGAACGATTTTAAGCTATTTCGTAACGTTTTTCTCCTTTGTTGGAAGCCAGTTTTTACTACTCTGAAGAATAATTTTTCATCACATGGTAACGAATAATCTGCTTTTCGTCGCAATCGCAATACACCCGAATCTACTTTTGGTGGTGGATTGAAAACTTCTGGAGGAACAGTAAATAAGTATTCCGCTTCATAAAATGCTTGGGTTAAAACTGATAAAATGCCGTAGACTTTACTTCCTTTTTTTTCACAAATGCGTTGGGCAACTTCTTTCTGAAACATACCAGCAAATTCTGGAATTTGGTCGCGCATTTCCAGCGTTTTGAACACAATTTGGGTTGAAATATTATAAGGAAAATTTCCAATGATTGCAAAAGGCTCTTTGTTGAACACCTCGTTTAAATCGTATCTTAAGAAATCTTTAGAAATAATATGATTTTCTAGTTTTGGAAAATGAACACCCAAATATTCTACCGATTCTTTGTCGATTTCAATGACATAAGTCTCAGTAGGTTTGTCCAATAAATATTTGGTTAAAACACCCATTCCTGGACCAATTTCCAAAATTTTTGAATAGCCTTCGAGCGAAAGTGTATCAGCAATATCTTTTGCAATGCTTTCATCTTTTAGGAAATGTTGTCCTAAGTGTTTTTTTGCGCTTACTTTTTCCATTTTAATTTGTTTCTCCGTAGAATTCGCCCATTACTTCTAATTCGGTTCTGAAAGCTAACATTTTATCTGCAAAAAGATGAAGCCCTTCTTGACGTAATCTCGGTGCGTGATTTTGGTAATAATCTTCTAACTTTGCTCTCGAATCGGTGAAATATTGAACAGCATAGGTTGTGCCTCCCATTTCTTCTTCCACCACTACTCGAACCATTTTAGCATTGGTAAATAAACCAGTTGCTAAAACATCGTTAATATGTTTGTTTTGCATCCATTTTAACCAATCCTGGTGAATGCTTTCGTCTACGTTTACAGTTACGTTATATATAATCATTATTCTTGTTTAATCGTTTAACTAAAATATCTTCTCTCTTGATTCTTTCTCCTTTTCTCTA
It encodes the following:
- the rsmA gene encoding 16S rRNA (adenine(1518)-N(6)/adenine(1519)-N(6))-dimethyltransferase RsmA: MEKVSAKKHLGQHFLKDESIAKDIADTLSLEGYSKILEIGPGMGVLTKYLLDKPTETYVIEIDKESVEYLGVHFPKLENHIISKDFLRYDLNEVFNKEPFAIIGNFPYNISTQIVFKTLEMRDQIPEFAGMFQKEVAQRICEKKGSKVYGILSVLTQAFYEAEYLFTVPPEVFNPPPKVDSGVLRLRRKADYSLPCDEKLFFRVVKTGFQQRRKTLRNSLKSFNFSDNLKEDTIFDLRPEQLTVEQFIEITQKITADGV
- a CDS encoding DUF4286 family protein; the encoded protein is MIIYNVTVNVDESIHQDWLKWMQNKHINDVLATGLFTNAKMVRVVVEEEMGGTTYAVQYFTDSRAKLEDYYQNHAPRLRQEGLHLFADKMLAFRTELEVMGEFYGETN